The following are encoded in a window of Mycobacterium vicinigordonae genomic DNA:
- a CDS encoding TetR/AcrR family transcriptional regulator produces MAAKKSAGEEPDAGLEIIDPAVESPSTWQERTIERRLSTARARALARSSRFLATALELVEESGKADFTIQTLIDRSNLSLRAFYQHFAGKEELMLALYENVTSQFTENIRQEVAAADGPMEQLEAFCRGVLYRAESSEAVGGRVMTIYNLSLEIERPADFAKVWEPHLKLLTKIITACARAGLVRDDLTPAQLTTLLNATLTALAQIGVFHLGGKGSKLTEDQLWAWCKQAISPPAAAAKPKTTRKAAPRATSTRRARKLTG; encoded by the coding sequence ATGGCTGCAAAAAAGAGTGCCGGCGAGGAACCCGACGCCGGTTTGGAAATCATCGATCCCGCCGTCGAGTCGCCGAGCACCTGGCAGGAGCGCACCATCGAGCGGCGGTTGAGTACCGCGAGAGCACGAGCTCTCGCACGTAGTTCGCGATTCCTCGCCACAGCGCTGGAGTTGGTGGAGGAGTCGGGCAAGGCCGACTTTACGATTCAGACCCTCATCGACCGGTCGAACCTGAGCCTGCGCGCGTTCTACCAACATTTCGCCGGCAAAGAGGAACTGATGCTGGCGCTGTACGAGAACGTCACCAGTCAGTTCACCGAGAACATCAGACAGGAAGTCGCGGCCGCGGACGGGCCGATGGAGCAGCTCGAGGCGTTCTGCCGAGGCGTCCTCTACCGGGCTGAATCCTCGGAAGCGGTGGGTGGTCGGGTGATGACGATCTACAACCTCAGTCTGGAGATCGAGCGGCCCGCCGACTTCGCCAAGGTTTGGGAGCCACACCTGAAGCTGCTGACCAAGATCATCACCGCCTGCGCGCGGGCCGGTCTGGTGCGCGACGATCTCACACCCGCGCAGTTGACCACGCTGCTGAACGCAACTCTGACGGCACTGGCTCAGATCGGCGTTTTTCATCTGGGTGGCAAGGGATCCAAGTTAACCGAAGACCAGCTGTGGGCTTGGTGCAAGCAGGCCATCAGTCCGCCCGCGGCGGCTGCGAAACCCAAGACGACACGCAAAGCTGCGCCCCGCGCGACGTCGACTCGACGGGCGCGAAAGCTAACGGGGTAG
- a CDS encoding nitric oxide reductase activation protein NorD, with protein MALERSCALTAVVLSERRRGGARLTTGAKRGFGVSPALDLVHVPFPALAREWTRRTLTCGVALQCSPSKERVAHYRLTDLSDREHRALTLVEAGVAVGWIASRWPGLLLEIKRLLPDLPVGDPELDAPSMFDRAIDMARAGAPIAEYPLLGVLPRTSGHARGLASVIKRFGRMPWTSTQQRRPRPYSVPVGGDGGVRDPNLPPPSRPEDNDIDISPQRRQGIPYPEWNAWTKAFLTNHVAVIEIPPQTHRAHPAPIAANLRKWFEEPTHRAMTNRLEVGSDIDVDQYVKHYIDSTSQQTAEPRIFRELAPSGRDVTTALLLDGSSSLGVHGGRVFRLELQCADALSRAMTLARERHGIFVFTGNTRHRVEVHCLKDFRDGRFLAPSRLGLRTAGYTRLGAPIRHLTSRLLAQPSERRLLIVIGDGLMSDEGYEGRYAWADVAHAVEEAHDAGVSVYYVGVGPTRVDPLPEVFGVRRSRRIKSVEELPRVLAHVHRELVAA; from the coding sequence ATGGCGCTCGAGCGCAGTTGCGCGCTGACCGCAGTCGTGCTCAGCGAGCGGCGCCGCGGTGGCGCGCGCTTGACGACAGGGGCCAAGCGTGGCTTTGGGGTGAGCCCGGCGCTGGACCTGGTACACGTCCCCTTCCCGGCGCTCGCCCGCGAATGGACGCGCCGCACGCTGACCTGCGGTGTGGCTCTGCAGTGCTCACCGTCCAAGGAACGCGTGGCTCATTACCGGTTGACCGATCTCTCCGATCGTGAGCACCGTGCCCTCACGCTCGTCGAGGCGGGCGTCGCTGTGGGCTGGATCGCATCGAGATGGCCCGGGCTGCTGCTGGAAATCAAAAGGCTGCTACCCGACTTACCGGTCGGCGACCCGGAATTGGACGCACCGTCGATGTTCGACCGTGCGATCGACATGGCACGCGCCGGAGCGCCGATCGCCGAATACCCGCTGCTGGGCGTGCTGCCGCGCACGAGTGGGCACGCCCGCGGACTGGCAAGTGTGATCAAACGATTCGGCAGGATGCCGTGGACCAGCACCCAACAACGGCGCCCGCGCCCCTACTCGGTGCCGGTGGGCGGTGACGGCGGCGTGCGCGACCCCAATCTGCCGCCGCCGAGCCGACCGGAGGACAACGACATCGACATCAGCCCGCAGCGTCGGCAAGGCATCCCGTACCCGGAGTGGAATGCCTGGACCAAGGCCTTCCTGACGAATCACGTTGCAGTTATCGAGATCCCACCGCAGACCCACCGTGCACACCCCGCACCGATCGCGGCGAATCTGCGGAAATGGTTCGAGGAGCCCACCCACCGCGCTATGACCAACCGCCTCGAAGTCGGGTCCGACATCGATGTCGACCAATACGTCAAGCATTACATCGACTCGACAAGTCAGCAGACCGCCGAACCGCGGATCTTCCGGGAGCTGGCACCGAGCGGCCGCGACGTGACCACCGCACTGCTGCTCGATGGCAGCTCGTCGCTGGGAGTGCACGGCGGCCGCGTCTTCCGACTGGAACTGCAATGCGCCGATGCCCTCTCGCGTGCGATGACCCTCGCCCGGGAACGCCACGGCATCTTCGTGTTCACCGGCAACACCCGCCATCGAGTGGAAGTGCACTGTCTCAAGGACTTTCGCGACGGTCGGTTTCTCGCCCCGAGCCGTCTCGGGCTGCGGACCGCTGGCTACACAAGGCTTGGCGCGCCGATACGACACCTGACGTCGCGGCTACTGGCACAACCTTCGGAGCGGCGGCTGCTGATCGTGATCGGCGACGGGTTGATGTCCGACGAGGGCTACGAAGGCCGCTACGCCTGGGCCGACGTGGCACACGCCGTCGAGGAAGCTCACGATGCAGGCGTTTCGGTGTACTACGTGGGGGTCGGACCAACGCGGGTCGACCCGCTGCCTGAGGTGTTCGGAGTACGCCGCTCCAGACGGATCAAATCTGTCGAAGAACTGCCGCGCGTGCTGGCCCACGTCCACCGAGAACTCGTCGCTGCGTGA
- a CDS encoding SDR family oxidoreductase, which translates to MSGNKEQPLRVAVVGASAGLGRCIGIGLAQRGARVALLARRYERLLVAAQDAGNGAVAVACDVTVAEACGQAVSRVIDELGGLDALVYTTGMGVLAPLEQVTAEQWALLFATNVTGASLITAAAAPHLAATGGSAVYLSSLSASYTTPWPMLGSYAVTKSALDKLVEAWRIEHPEIGFTRLAVGDSLGGSGDSMTEFNKSWDPQALETSIRFWMEHKYMLGGLVDAEHLTDVVNNVIRCGKSSFIPYLTLAPRSSSAVKELRNW; encoded by the coding sequence ATGTCGGGGAACAAAGAGCAGCCGCTGCGAGTCGCAGTCGTCGGCGCCTCCGCGGGCCTGGGCAGGTGTATCGGCATTGGGCTTGCTCAGCGAGGCGCCCGGGTCGCGTTGCTGGCCCGCCGGTACGAGCGGTTGCTCGTCGCTGCCCAAGACGCCGGCAATGGTGCGGTCGCCGTCGCCTGCGATGTCACCGTAGCCGAGGCCTGCGGGCAAGCGGTCTCGCGGGTGATCGACGAGTTGGGCGGCCTGGACGCCCTGGTCTACACCACCGGCATGGGTGTGCTTGCGCCCCTGGAGCAGGTTACGGCCGAACAGTGGGCGCTCTTGTTTGCCACCAACGTCACTGGCGCGTCGCTGATCACTGCGGCCGCGGCACCGCATCTGGCCGCGACGGGTGGCTCGGCGGTGTATCTGTCGTCCCTGAGCGCCTCGTACACGACGCCGTGGCCGATGCTCGGCTCCTATGCAGTGACCAAGAGCGCTCTCGACAAGCTGGTCGAGGCGTGGCGGATCGAGCACCCGGAAATTGGCTTCACCCGCCTCGCGGTGGGCGACAGCCTCGGCGGCAGCGGTGACTCGATGACCGAGTTCAACAAAAGCTGGGATCCCCAGGCACTGGAAACATCGATCAGATTCTGGATGGAGCACAAGTACATGCTGGGCGGCCTGGTCGATGCCGAACATCTGACGGACGTGGTCAACAACGTGATTCGTTGTGGCAAGAGTAGTTTCATCCCATATCTCACCCTGGCTCCGCGCTCTTCCAGCGCGGTCAAGGAATTGCGCAACTGGTGA
- a CDS encoding TetR/AcrR family transcriptional regulator encodes MAANSKISARETKRLQTRERLLGAAVAEFKRSGMAEADVGAIVGAAGVAHGTFFFHFPTKEHVLLELEHREEQRIAGQFTRFLETDHDLADALTEAVRLIAGLERRLGDELFKDFLALHFSQTRPPVEDGRDHPIIVAVAREIEQAQERGDVDPDVTPMNSAVFFLLGLYALLITTNTWPNRDAMLGDYVTRTLCSLVARERRILT; translated from the coding sequence ATGGCGGCAAACAGCAAGATCTCTGCACGCGAGACGAAGCGCCTGCAGACGCGAGAGCGACTGCTGGGAGCGGCAGTTGCCGAGTTCAAGCGGTCCGGTATGGCCGAAGCGGATGTCGGGGCGATCGTCGGTGCCGCCGGAGTTGCGCACGGCACCTTCTTTTTTCACTTTCCCACCAAAGAACACGTGCTCCTCGAGCTAGAGCACCGTGAAGAACAACGCATCGCCGGCCAGTTCACCCGGTTCCTGGAGACCGACCACGATCTCGCTGACGCCCTCACCGAGGCAGTGCGGTTGATCGCCGGACTGGAGCGCCGTTTGGGCGACGAGTTGTTCAAAGACTTTCTTGCGCTGCACTTCTCACAAACGCGTCCACCAGTAGAAGACGGCCGTGACCACCCGATCATCGTCGCGGTCGCCCGCGAGATCGAACAAGCACAAGAACGCGGAGACGTTGACCCAGACGTCACCCCGATGAACAGCGCAGTGTTCTTTCTGCTCGGTCTGTATGCGCTGCTGATTACGACGAACACCTGGCCGAACCGCGACGCGATGCTCGGCGACTACGTAACCAGAACCCTGTGCAGTCTGGTGGCTCGCGAGCGCAGAATATTGACCTGA
- a CDS encoding NDMA-dependent alcohol dehydrogenase, whose protein sequence is MKTRGAVLHGVGMDWEITEIELDPPRAREVLVKMAFAGVCHSDAHFATGDAVPTKEMEDMMRAAGQRVPDWFPLLGGHEGAGVIEAVGPEVRTVKPGDHVAFSFLPACGDCRWCASGHTYLCDVGADIYSTNMTTDGTPRRHLGDADLMAMMQAGTFAEYVVASERSVVKVHDWIPLEVASLVSCGVTTGFGSGSVAAGTKTGETVVVVGVGGVGMNAVQGARAAGAKHVVAVDPVEFKREVAPSFGATHTAIDIIAALDLVKEITWGVMADRVILTPGVVPADMVIVAMMLVRKGGTCVITGVAKTTDLMVPLSMTDMVYSCKTLKGALYGEMNPRDAMPMLLSMYEAGSIKLDELITARYKLDDINVAMKDLQSGHNIRGVIDFALT, encoded by the coding sequence ATGAAAACCAGGGGTGCGGTACTGCATGGGGTGGGCATGGATTGGGAAATAACCGAGATCGAACTGGACCCGCCACGAGCCCGCGAGGTACTGGTCAAGATGGCGTTCGCCGGCGTATGCCATTCCGATGCGCACTTCGCCACGGGCGACGCGGTGCCGACCAAGGAGATGGAGGACATGATGCGCGCCGCGGGCCAGCGGGTACCGGACTGGTTTCCGTTGCTCGGCGGGCACGAAGGCGCCGGCGTGATCGAAGCAGTCGGACCCGAGGTGCGCACTGTCAAACCCGGTGACCACGTGGCGTTCTCGTTCCTGCCCGCCTGCGGTGACTGCCGGTGGTGCGCCTCGGGACACACCTATCTCTGCGACGTGGGTGCCGACATCTACAGCACCAACATGACCACCGACGGCACTCCGCGCCGCCATCTCGGCGATGCCGACCTGATGGCAATGATGCAGGCCGGGACGTTCGCCGAATACGTCGTCGCCTCCGAGCGTTCGGTGGTCAAGGTGCACGACTGGATACCGCTGGAGGTGGCCTCGCTGGTTTCCTGCGGTGTGACAACGGGATTCGGCTCCGGATCGGTGGCCGCGGGTACCAAGACCGGCGAAACCGTCGTCGTCGTTGGGGTGGGTGGCGTCGGCATGAACGCGGTCCAGGGGGCGCGCGCCGCTGGCGCGAAGCATGTCGTTGCCGTCGACCCGGTCGAGTTCAAGCGGGAGGTGGCACCGTCTTTCGGCGCCACTCACACCGCTATCGACATCATCGCGGCCCTGGACCTGGTCAAGGAGATCACCTGGGGCGTGATGGCCGACCGGGTCATCTTGACACCTGGGGTGGTGCCGGCGGACATGGTGATCGTCGCGATGATGCTGGTGCGCAAGGGTGGTACATGTGTGATCACCGGGGTGGCCAAGACCACGGACCTGATGGTGCCACTGTCCATGACCGACATGGTCTACTCCTGCAAGACGCTCAAAGGTGCCCTCTACGGCGAGATGAATCCCAGGGACGCCATGCCGATGTTGTTGTCGATGTACGAGGCGGGCAGCATCAAACTCGACGAGCTGATCACCGCGCGCTACAAGCTCGACGACATAAACGTCGCGATGAAGGATTTGCAGTCGGGGCACAACATTCGCGGCGTGATCGATTTCGCGCTGACCTGA
- a CDS encoding CbbQ/NirQ/NorQ/GpvN family protein, which translates to MTDIYIAGGSEVQLFEQAHREHVPVMLTGPTGCGKTRFVEHMGVLLGLPVVTISCHDDLTSSDLVGRFMVTGGDVVWTDGPLTRAVKAGAICYLDEVVEARHDSLAILHSLTDHRRALYLDRADEVVHAPDSFTLVCSYNPAYRSSLKELKPSFRQRFATLAINYLPAAREAEVIVAETAVEIAIARRLVVCANAIRNADDVFHFEPPSTRVLVTAAKLIAAGASEIDAAQACILAPLTTDGAVSDGLREIAEATLLASQNSPHQ; encoded by the coding sequence ATGACGGACATCTACATCGCTGGCGGCAGCGAGGTACAGCTGTTCGAACAGGCTCACCGCGAACATGTTCCGGTGATGCTCACCGGACCGACCGGATGCGGCAAAACGCGCTTCGTCGAGCACATGGGCGTGCTGCTAGGTCTACCCGTCGTCACCATCAGCTGCCACGACGACCTGACCAGCTCCGATCTGGTCGGTCGTTTTATGGTCACCGGGGGCGACGTGGTGTGGACCGATGGTCCGCTGACTCGAGCCGTCAAAGCCGGGGCGATTTGTTATCTCGATGAGGTGGTGGAGGCCAGGCATGACTCTCTGGCGATCCTGCACTCCCTCACCGACCACCGTCGCGCTCTCTACCTGGATCGCGCTGACGAGGTGGTGCATGCGCCGGATTCGTTCACGCTGGTGTGTTCCTACAACCCCGCCTACCGCAGTTCGCTGAAGGAACTGAAGCCGTCTTTCCGTCAACGCTTCGCCACCTTGGCGATCAATTATCTGCCCGCCGCTCGAGAGGCGGAGGTCATCGTCGCCGAGACAGCCGTCGAGATTGCCATCGCCCGGCGACTTGTCGTCTGCGCCAACGCTATTCGCAACGCCGACGACGTGTTCCACTTCGAGCCGCCATCTACCCGGGTGCTGGTCACGGCAGCGAAGCTCATCGCGGCCGGAGCATCCGAGATCGATGCAGCGCAGGCGTGCATACTCGCACCCCTCACTACCGATGGTGCCGTGAGCGACGGTCTGCGTGAAATCGCCGAGGCAACCCTGCTCGCATCCCAGAACTCCCCGCACCAGTAG
- a CDS encoding nitroreductase family protein, with translation MRTASTVRRYLDRPVGDDALERCLLAATWAPSGANQQPWKFVVLKSKEARDVVTAGATRTWQALREYYRLSTPGDEADDPKSRALRTMAEHTRVGGAAPALVLFCIRPQAGASELQQGASIFPAMQNFLLAARAQGLGAAITLWHYSCEDELRSVAAIPDDWQIASLLTVGWPKGRHHSVRRKPLSEVAVTDRWDKPWR, from the coding sequence ATGCGCACCGCTTCGACCGTGCGCAGGTATCTAGACCGACCTGTCGGCGACGATGCGTTGGAACGCTGTCTACTGGCGGCCACCTGGGCGCCCTCCGGCGCCAACCAGCAGCCATGGAAATTCGTCGTGCTCAAATCGAAAGAGGCGCGCGACGTCGTCACGGCAGGTGCGACGAGGACGTGGCAGGCACTAAGGGAGTATTACCGGCTTTCGACGCCCGGTGACGAGGCTGACGATCCGAAGTCGCGCGCGCTGCGGACGATGGCCGAGCACACCCGGGTCGGGGGTGCGGCGCCGGCGCTCGTGTTGTTTTGTATTCGGCCGCAGGCGGGGGCATCCGAGCTGCAACAGGGTGCGTCGATCTTTCCCGCCATGCAGAACTTCTTGCTCGCTGCCCGCGCTCAGGGGCTGGGTGCCGCGATCACGCTGTGGCATTACTCGTGCGAGGACGAATTGCGCTCTGTCGCAGCCATACCCGATGACTGGCAGATTGCATCCTTGCTCACCGTCGGCTGGCCGAAAGGCAGGCACCATTCCGTGCGGCGAAAGCCGCTGTCGGAGGTCGCGGTGACGGACCGGTGGGATAAGCCATGGCGCTGA
- a CDS encoding dihydrodipicolinate synthase: protein MQWATGAVGRAALRELIENPDFGLVGVLVYDPAKVGLDAGALCGLPPTTGVTATADKDAIIALGADVVVHAASKAHDVETNAEDICRLLATGTNVVTTTSYNHLPTYGALVESAFVAACQEGATRFHAAGENPGFMLERLVATLTGLSKSIDRIDLYEATDVSAVQSRPMLIDLMGMGRPPADVTVDSPIIKKLDTAYRQALNATADVLGIALSHIDVSVDATTLPHDLEVQAGTIEAGTVVGQRFSWTGYWSGRPLLAIHEEWVLTRDLPQWGLRPLASGEKAPLIRAVIKGMPSFELQLDVGFDGQLPTGQHAMPGHLMIAMSAVRAIPYMLGRPPGIVTAPVFGAIQLAGSDTDRA, encoded by the coding sequence GTGCAGTGGGCGACGGGCGCGGTAGGACGCGCCGCACTGCGAGAACTCATCGAGAATCCCGATTTTGGATTGGTGGGCGTACTTGTCTACGACCCGGCGAAAGTGGGCCTGGATGCAGGCGCGTTGTGCGGCCTGCCTCCGACTACAGGTGTCACCGCCACGGCGGACAAGGATGCGATCATCGCGCTGGGAGCCGACGTCGTCGTACATGCCGCCAGCAAGGCTCACGACGTCGAGACCAACGCCGAGGACATCTGCCGCTTGCTTGCCACCGGCACCAACGTCGTGACGACCACGTCGTACAACCACCTGCCAACCTACGGTGCGCTCGTGGAGTCGGCATTCGTTGCGGCATGCCAAGAGGGCGCAACCCGATTCCACGCTGCCGGCGAGAATCCCGGTTTTATGTTGGAGCGACTCGTCGCGACCCTGACCGGGCTGAGCAAGAGCATCGACCGTATCGACTTGTACGAGGCCACCGACGTATCGGCGGTGCAGAGCCGGCCGATGTTGATCGACTTGATGGGCATGGGGCGCCCTCCAGCGGACGTCACGGTCGATTCCCCCATCATCAAGAAGCTCGACACGGCCTACCGCCAAGCACTCAACGCAACTGCCGACGTGCTGGGAATCGCCCTATCTCACATCGACGTGTCGGTGGACGCCACCACGCTTCCCCACGACCTCGAAGTTCAGGCGGGCACCATTGAGGCGGGAACCGTTGTTGGTCAGCGGTTCTCATGGACAGGGTACTGGTCGGGCCGACCGTTGCTAGCTATCCACGAGGAATGGGTGCTGACTCGCGACCTCCCGCAGTGGGGATTGCGGCCCTTGGCATCCGGAGAGAAGGCGCCGCTGATTCGTGCGGTTATCAAGGGCATGCCTAGCTTCGAGCTGCAACTCGACGTCGGGTTTGACGGGCAGCTGCCGACAGGGCAGCACGCCATGCCGGGCCATCTCATGATCGCCATGAGCGCGGTCCGCGCCATTCCCTACATGCTGGGTCGGCCCCCCGGAATCGTTACGGCACCCGTGTTCGGAGCCATTCAGCTAGCCGGGAGCGACACCGACCGCGCGTGA
- a CDS encoding TetR/AcrR family transcriptional regulator, whose protein sequence is MAKRGGSDDDRRARGDRTRRDLIDAGRELFVTPGYFNTSIGDLVAKSGVGTRGAFYHHFKDKAELFRAVFEEVENDLTLRSIAAPPAGADLWQRLSRGLHGFLDAALEPEVQRVMLLDGPVVLGWQALRAIQESNSIALINEKVREAIADGIIDDQPVGELTHMLVAALEEASLLVAHADDPARARRRAATILDRLLLSFAVDDRKVLRR, encoded by the coding sequence ATGGCTAAGCGAGGCGGGTCCGACGACGATCGTCGCGCGCGCGGCGACCGAACCCGGCGCGACCTCATCGACGCGGGCCGCGAACTATTCGTGACACCGGGCTACTTCAACACCAGCATCGGTGACCTAGTCGCAAAATCTGGCGTGGGCACCCGCGGCGCTTTCTACCACCATTTCAAGGACAAGGCCGAGCTGTTTCGAGCGGTCTTCGAAGAAGTGGAGAACGACCTCACCTTGCGTTCCATCGCCGCCCCGCCCGCCGGCGCGGACCTCTGGCAGCGGTTGAGCCGCGGACTGCACGGATTTCTCGACGCCGCACTGGAACCCGAAGTGCAGCGAGTGATGCTGCTCGACGGCCCGGTGGTGCTCGGCTGGCAGGCGCTGCGCGCCATACAGGAGAGCAACAGCATCGCACTGATCAACGAAAAGGTCCGGGAAGCGATCGCGGACGGCATCATCGACGATCAACCGGTCGGGGAGCTGACACACATGCTGGTCGCAGCGCTCGAGGAAGCCTCGCTGCTGGTGGCGCATGCCGATGATCCCGCTCGAGCACGCCGGCGTGCGGCCACGATACTCGATCGGCTGCTGCTGAGTTTTGCGGTGGACGACCGAAAAGTGCTGCGGCGGTGA
- a CDS encoding dihydrodipicolinate reductase, translated as MRKPRVILWGPGQVGVGALRALIAHPGLELSGVVVHSEAKDGRDAGDLCGMPATGIFATRDVDAALSGDADVVAYFASGDYRYHEAAQDIARCLRAGKHVVCTSLVPLCYPPAADKQTVELLEAACREGNSSFFNSGVDPGWANDVIALTMTGFSSRVDKITMLEILDYGPINQPEIMFDFMGFGHFPAHAAPLFDAERLAALWAPIVHLVADGVGLPLDRVKTTIEKWLAPERYEVASGWVEPGTMGGMRFKLAGIRDGEERVVLEHITRMGEGSAPQWPRHPSPHGGYRVIVDGLPTYTVDIEMHGRGNNMRGLTYATVMRELNAIPAVMAAPPGLLSTLDLPLVTGPMRGGTWQGVLPSAATPA; from the coding sequence ATGCGGAAGCCCCGAGTAATTTTGTGGGGCCCCGGGCAGGTCGGGGTCGGTGCGCTGCGGGCCTTAATCGCTCACCCAGGACTGGAGCTGTCCGGCGTGGTGGTGCACTCCGAAGCCAAGGACGGACGCGACGCCGGTGACCTGTGCGGAATGCCGGCGACCGGCATCTTCGCCACCCGCGACGTCGATGCCGCACTGAGCGGCGATGCAGATGTGGTGGCCTATTTCGCGTCGGGCGACTATCGCTACCACGAGGCCGCACAGGACATCGCACGCTGCCTGCGTGCCGGCAAGCACGTGGTGTGCACCTCCCTGGTGCCGTTGTGTTACCCGCCGGCGGCGGATAAGCAGACCGTCGAACTGCTGGAGGCGGCCTGCCGGGAGGGCAACTCCAGCTTCTTCAACAGTGGCGTCGACCCGGGCTGGGCTAACGATGTCATCGCGCTGACGATGACGGGATTCAGCAGTCGGGTCGACAAGATCACCATGCTGGAGATCCTCGACTACGGGCCGATCAATCAGCCCGAGATCATGTTCGACTTCATGGGATTCGGTCACTTCCCCGCACACGCCGCGCCGCTGTTCGACGCGGAGCGACTCGCCGCGCTGTGGGCGCCTATCGTCCACCTGGTCGCCGACGGAGTCGGGCTGCCGCTCGATCGGGTTAAGACGACGATCGAGAAGTGGCTTGCCCCAGAGCGTTACGAGGTCGCGTCGGGGTGGGTCGAGCCTGGGACGATGGGCGGGATGCGGTTCAAACTGGCAGGCATCCGCGACGGCGAAGAACGCGTCGTGCTCGAACACATCACCCGCATGGGCGAAGGTTCCGCCCCCCAGTGGCCGCGACATCCGTCACCGCACGGGGGATACCGCGTGATCGTGGATGGTCTGCCCACCTACACCGTCGACATCGAGATGCATGGCCGGGGAAACAATATGCGCGGCTTGACCTATGCGACCGTGATGCGCGAACTCAACGCCATACCGGCGGTGATGGCCGCGCCACCGGGATTGTTGTCGACCCTGGATCTTCCCCTGGTGACCGGTCCGATGCGGGGCGGGACCTGGCAGGGTGTGCTGCCGAGCGCGGCGACGCCGGCATGA
- a CDS encoding ABC transporter substrate-binding protein, producing the protein MADDVVRAYESVAPLKVGLLNDYPTSGVTENNTVAALQLVMEEALASNLIDRRVELIERNVVGLPNGTFQAVERAFDELVEEGCLVIFGPWVSDNVVPLRAHVDETAKVPIITLSGSEGALGEWCFALNNGSMAEEPVMLAAVMIGDGRSRIAIAHEASLIGKEYLSFAEKVYATAGLKVVTTVAIPQIQADKAAAVAALRASDPDAVVHVGFGHGLWGFTDALLGAGWNPARYTTTAFEMAHINAEWMRHLSGWIGLDSYDERNEVGQAFLDRFEAKYGRRPENSMPCLSHDAATVIVRALAAARPLTGEGVKTGLEQVKLIPAASGAPGTFLRFGRFIRQGWLGSDYLIARRVLPDGSGHVFHAAPSAHISRAVGVAPG; encoded by the coding sequence ATGGCAGACGACGTGGTTCGCGCGTACGAGTCGGTCGCCCCATTGAAGGTCGGATTGCTCAACGACTACCCGACCAGCGGGGTCACCGAAAACAACACCGTCGCCGCTTTGCAATTGGTGATGGAGGAAGCGCTGGCGTCCAACCTGATCGACCGGCGGGTCGAGCTCATCGAGCGCAACGTCGTCGGGTTGCCCAATGGCACCTTTCAGGCGGTCGAACGTGCCTTCGACGAGCTGGTCGAGGAAGGGTGTCTAGTCATATTCGGGCCGTGGGTCTCCGACAACGTGGTGCCGCTACGGGCCCACGTCGACGAGACAGCCAAGGTCCCGATCATCACGCTGTCGGGATCCGAAGGCGCGCTGGGCGAGTGGTGTTTCGCGCTGAACAACGGCTCGATGGCCGAGGAGCCGGTGATGCTGGCCGCGGTGATGATCGGCGACGGCCGCTCACGGATCGCGATTGCCCACGAGGCGTCCCTGATCGGCAAAGAGTATCTGTCCTTTGCGGAAAAGGTCTATGCCACAGCAGGTTTGAAGGTCGTCACGACTGTCGCGATCCCACAAATACAGGCCGACAAGGCTGCGGCGGTGGCCGCGCTGCGGGCGTCGGACCCCGACGCCGTCGTTCATGTGGGTTTCGGGCACGGGCTGTGGGGATTCACCGACGCTCTGCTCGGAGCCGGCTGGAACCCGGCCCGATACACCACCACCGCCTTCGAGATGGCGCACATCAACGCCGAATGGATGCGCCACCTTTCGGGCTGGATCGGTCTGGACAGCTACGACGAGCGCAACGAGGTCGGCCAGGCGTTTCTGGATCGATTCGAGGCCAAATACGGCCGGCGGCCGGAAAACTCGATGCCCTGTTTGTCCCATGATGCGGCGACCGTCATCGTGCGAGCCCTCGCCGCGGCGCGGCCGTTGACCGGCGAGGGGGTCAAGACGGGACTCGAACAGGTCAAGCTGATTCCTGCGGCGAGCGGTGCGCCGGGAACCTTTCTGCGGTTTGGCCGCTTCATCCGGCAAGGCTGGTTGGGCTCCGACTACCTGATCGCCCGCCGGGTATTGCCGGACGGTTCGGGGCATGTCTTCCACGCCGCGCCGAGTGCGCACATCTCACGCGCGGTCGGTGTCGCTCCCGGCTAG